The DNA region CTGCCCTCCTCCCCCTCTCCACCTCATCCGACGACCACTCCCCCCgggactcctcctcctccgcggCCGGGTTCCACCTCGACCCGGCTGAACTCCGTCGCCTCGCGGGGCGGCCCCTGGTGCTCCGCTTGTCAGTCTACACCGGCCGCACTGGCCGCACTTGCGGGGTCGCCGCCGCGAAGCTAATAGGGCGGGTCCAGGTCAGCGTGGGGCTGGACCGGGACGGGGCCAACTCGCGTCCCGTCGTGTTTCACAGAGGGTGGATGAAGCTCGGGGCAGGGTGCCGGGGCGAGCCGGGGGCAAGGATTCACGTGGTGGTCCGGTCAGAGCCGGAGCCCCGCTTCGTGTTCCAGTTCGGGGGGGAACCGGAGTGCAGCCCGGTCGTGTTCCAGATACAGGGGAACAACAACGTCCAGCAGCCCGTCTTCAGCTGCAAGTTCAGCGCCGACCGCAACTCCCGGTCCAGGTGAGTCCATCTTCCCATACATTTCagtcaattttctttttcctttttgggtaAGCAAAGAGTAATTAATAAGTCTGTAAAAAACtgtttttatgcaaaaatgtTATGTGGAATTTATTGAATTGTTACGGATGAAAGAGTTGAGGGAGGGGGGATGGGTGGCGGTGGGGTGGCCTGTATATGAAATTAGGAGCCAATCAAGGAAATTGGCCAAATGGGAGGAGGTGTCTTCTGAATTAAGCAATGTCTGTGGGTCTCTCAGCCTCATTACCCAACTGCACATGCCCCACTAGTAGGCCTCATCAGTCATTACACTCATATATACAGAAATGTTTGTATGTAAGTACGTAAAATCACCCATGAAATCGAGAGAGGGTAGCCGACTTCGCATTCAGGATCACTTTTAGAGAGATAAACCGCTCCTTCGAAGTCGAATTTCGATGTTCACGAAAGTTAGTCGTTGACCATAGATAGTTGACTACAGATAATTGCTGTTGAAGATACACTTATAAATGCATCAAGACAGGACTGCAGAGGGGTAGAATCCGACCCAATTGGGCAACTTGCAAATTATTTGTCTCCCACTCTCCACTGTTAGCATTTTCTGTTGTCTTCGTAGTGAGTTCCCATAACATAATCATTGAAAGGGGTAAAAGTTGCCCTTTTTTGTAATTAAGCAGCTTCCACAACAGGGTTTTGGGGTTGAGCATCATTCAACCATTTATGATCCCATTTGTTCAATATCTTAATCTAaacaatgattttttttttagttccagtattaaaataaaacaactCTGTTTAGTTTGTTTAATTACCAAGACGGGTCTGATTTCCATTAGTTCGGTCAGACGGTCAATCTTCGTATATCTCCTGACTGTCGAGACTTACCCACCATTGGCCCCAAACCATGTGCCTGCAATTGTTTATTTGCTAGTCAGCTGCTTCAGCCCCTTTAAACTAATCTGCTGATCTGATTCTTATTCCGATTTCGACTGTCCTTTCATAAGCATTTTTTGTACTAATCCCATATTATGGTATCTTTCttttgaaaatggaaaaaaaaagaatacacTTATGCCAAGGCTAATCCTAACCAGCTGATTTTCTGACTTTGTTGGGGTTCAGTCCAGTTTGTCATTGTCCTGCTCCTAATGTAGTATTCTTGTTCCAAGTTGTATCTTCAGCTTCCGGCCCACAAGCTCTTCAGTTCCACTAGAGTTTGGGATAAAATTCTAACTGTGCCGGCATTTATCAGATTAGATTAAGCATTTAGAAAGTTTTTAGGATAGTATTGGTGGatattcaatttcaaaatagtGGATTTTGGTTTACCTCCAAGCTCAAAAGTACTTATGTGACTGTTCTATCTATTTGCAGATCCATTCCATCTGACATCAGCCATAGCAGAGGATGGGCGAGGACCCTCTCGAGGAATGGGCAGAGGCGAGGAAGGGAGAGGAAAGGGTGGACGGTGACCATCTATGACCTTTCCGGCTCAGCTGTGGCAGCAGCCTCGATGATCACGCCCTTCGTCCCGTCTCCTGGAACCGATCGTGTCTTGAGATCGAACCCTGGGGCGTGGCTCATCCTCCGACCCAGTGGGGGGCACTCTGCCAGCAACTGTAACTTGAAGCCCTGGGGTCGCCTTGAGGCATGGCGAGAGCGGGGGCCTATTGACGGTTTGGGCTACAAGTTCGAGCTTGTAACAGAGAATGGGCCCACGAACAGCCGAATCCCCATCACCAAGGGCACCATGAGCGTCAAGAAGGGCGGGCGTTTCTGCATTGATAATCAGCCAACGAGTGAATGTGGAGGATCCATTCTAAGGTCGCCCATTAAGGGCTTTGTTATGGCATCAACAGTCGAAGGCGAGGGAAAAGACAGCAGGCCTTTGGTGCAGATTGGGGTGCAGCACGTCACTTGCCCAGCCGATGCGGCCCTGTTCATAGCCCTCTCAGCAGCAATCGATCTCAGCATGGATGCCTGCAGGGTTTTCTCGTATAAACTCCGAAAGGAGCTTTGCCACGATGATCAAGATTTGTTCCCTTGAGAGGGCAAAGAAGGTTTTTCGAGCCATAACAACCGAGTGGCAGTTGATACATCATCCTCAACTCGAGGTCGAATTTCATTTATTCTTTTCATGATTTTGGTTCTTATAGAGATGTGTCGGGTTTCTTCTTTGATCGATGGCGAGGAGAAGAGGATTTTCTGTTTGTTCCTGGAGACAAAGAAAGTTAAAGCGCAAGTCCAAGGATTGGAAAATGTACAGTAAGGGAGAGTgtcactttctttttttatttttattttttaaattttttgggttttacTCAAAAGAACATCATATGATTCTTTTGTTTGTTACCACTTCGATTTTCTGTTTGTTCCTGGAGACAAAGAAAGTTAAAGCGCAAGTCCAAGGATTGGAAAATGTACAGTAAGGGAGAGTgtcactttctttttttatttttattttttaaattttttgggttttacTCAAAAGAACATCATATGATTCTTTTGTTTGTTACCACTTCGATTAAATTCATACTTCGGTTGTTAACACGGTCCGTGTTTGTTTATCTGATCGAATATAGAAAGATCTTCTTGCCTTGTCCCTGACCCGGTTATCTCAGATCCTGGAGGAGATTAACAGCAACGTGACATTGTGTCCTACTGAGGAAATCCTTGATCCATATGTAGTACCCGACTGACTCAAGAAACTCTTCATTGTCAAGCACAAGACAAGATCGGCCGTGTGTTTCCCATATATGGTATCGAATCATACCGATCTCAGGAGGATGTCACTGAAGTGTGATGGCCTCGATACGATTTCGATTTCGACAGTGAAATGGAAAGATTACTTGACACATCCGTAGATTAACCTTGCCACTGGCTTTCTCCCTGACGGGAATGGAACAGGTAACTACATGATTGATGTGGCCCATGAGTAGATCAAAACAGGACAAACATCTCACCCGACATAACAATGGCATCCATATTTCACCTTCACGAACCTATCAGGCTCTATTATTACAGAAAAGACCTCGCTACAGATGGTGAAATTTCTGCGAGATCAATCAGAACTATCACGCTCAGAAAGGTCTGAGTGTTGAAGCGTATCCCGATCGCCTCAACGAACTGAAATGGAAGGGAGGTTCTGCTCCTGGGCGTGCCTCAAGAGTTAGGTCCACAGCAATAACTCGAGATGTACTCTTCTCATGAAGCCATAACTCTCTGAAGCCAAAAATGGGTAAAACAaagacaatatatatatgtaaaataaataacttaTCCGGAAGCTCTAGCTCTTTAATTACTATATTAATTGCAGTTACAATTCATCACCTATCACCAAAaatccttaaaaaaaattcaaaaaaaaaaaaagagagcaagAGATGCTCTTCTTCCCTTCCTCTTATGGAGGAGGTGATGAAGGAGGAGTACTAGTTGAGGTTAGGTCACCAATTGTCCCGCCCAAAATGGCCATTGCCCCGCAAACAAGCGGTTGCACGGCTGGGATCCTGGTGCAGCTCAGCTCAGTTCCAGACCCTGCCGAGCACTCAGGCGGTGGCCGCTGGAGCTGCCTGTCGGGAATGCAGTTGGCCGAGAAGTCGAACCCGACATTCCTGTCGAAGAGCTTGGAACACTCCTGGCTGAACCCGGAGAAGAAGTTGTAGGCGACGGTGAGGTTCAGCAGGCTCTTGAGGGAGCAGATCATGTTGGGAAGGACTCCGGTGAGCTGGTTGTGGGCCAGGTTCAGTACCTCGATTTGGTCCAGGCATGATATCGTGTCGGGCAGCTGGCCCGTCAGGGAATTATAGCTCACGTCGAACACTTCCACTTCGGAGAACAGTCCAACCCCCTCGGGAATGCACCCTGTCAAACGGTTGTTGAGGAAGAGGATCTCCCGGACCTTCGAGCCCATGAAGCCCAAGCCTGCAGGGATGCTACCAGATAGCTCATTATATGCCAAGTTGACCACCGAGGCCTGGGAACGCGCCATGGATTCCGGGATCTCGCCCTGGAACCTGTTGTTGTTCAGAAGGATCGCGTCGAGCCTCGGCCTCTCAAAAAGATCCTCAGGGATAGGCCCGGAGAAGTCATTGAATCTGATGTCAAGTCACAATATAAATTTTCCAGGATCATAAGAACGTCCTAGTCAACATTACACGATCTTACTCTCAAAATATTCCATTTCCGTAAGACATTTGGCGAACCTGAGGTCGAGGTAGACGAGGGAGGGCATGGAGAGGATGACCGACGGGAACGGGCCGGAAAGCAGGTTGTTGCTGAGGTCGAGCTCCTGGAGGGAAGCCAAGGCTCGGAAAGTAATCGGGATGGTGCCAGAGAAGCGGTTCGAGTTGAGGTGGAGCAGAGTCAAGTCGGTGAGGGCGGCCAGGTCTCTCACCAAGGTGCCCTCCAGGTTTGCCCTGTTGAGGTCTATCCCAGACACAAAGGACACCCTGGAGCttgtgctgctgctgctgctgctgcccacttgctcttcttcttcctcttcttcttccggAGCTGATGAGCAGAAGACACCCTTGTAGGAGCACACATTGGGGCCCACCCAGGAGCGGAGCAACCCATGTGGGTCCCCTGTGATTGAGGACTTCCATGCTTGGAGGGCCTTGTAGGCCACATCAAGCTTGTAAGAAGATGGTGGTGCCGCTGGGGTGTTTATCCCTCCACCAATCCACACCCCGCCTCCGCCTCCGCCTCCGATCCCGATCCCAACACCGAAACCTCCTGCTACAGCTGCAGTTAAAGAAGGTGAAAAGATAAtgtggaggaggagaaggaggagaagaggaCAGGATTTCTTCATTTGGAGGAGAAGATGCCCAGAGGGGTCAGTTTGAGGTGTTGTCTTGTGAGGTTGTGGAAATGTGgtcttgctgctgctgctgaagCATTGAAGGGTGAAGGGGGCAGGGCAAGAATTGTGGGGCTTATTCCTATTCAATGCCACGCTATTTCTACCCCCAGCTTCATAAtcattttctttccctttttttttgaatttttacctaaaatggctcatgatttatccgttttgtcaaatttatcgtatgtttttttttggtcaaatctatcccatgatttattttttgcatcaaatctatcccgacgttatcttttccgtcaacatctaacggccgtactgacgtggcacgtggagagatagtgggccacacttgccacgttgGCGTCACGTCAGCACGACCATTAGATGTCGATAAAAAATataacgtcgggatagatttgatgccaaaagtaaaccatgagataaatttgacaaaaaaaatatatgataaatttgacaaaacggacaaaccattagtcattttaggtaaatactttttttttcctcttctcttcCATAAGGCTAGAAATTTTGCGAATTCATTTTCCAACCGACATTGCAAGTCGATTCTCCCAAAACCTCAAGCTAGGGAAACGATGTATCGGTCGACCAAGTGCTATGCTTTTGACGTATTTATCTGTCCTACTAAGGTATAAGTTGGGATCTACATTTGCAAAAATGGAAGTGCAACTACTGATACTGAAGGACGGGTGAACAGACGGGACATGCAACAATTGTTAGGGGCTACCGAGATTTGTAGGTGACAAGACAATGGTACTTTGGTACGTACCCCCTAAGCATGTCGAGTCACATTAACAAACCTTATAGTCTCGTAAATGCGTGTACAGAAATATATGTCCCCTAAGAAAGATGACAGTTGATTGATTATGCAAAGCTTTGGGCTAAGCATCACAATAGCATATGTGCTTTAAAATTCAGCATGGATTGGGAGGGAATCTCGAGAGATTAGGATAGGATAGGATAAAGCGAATGCTAATCTTGAAGTTAAGACAAACATCGATTATGACATTGAAACAAAAACACGAGACGATAATACGAACTGGCCACCTATGCTTATTAGCTTATGGGGGCTCGAGGCATTGTCACTGTACACATCTTGACTTGCTATCTACAAAGCACGTACATAGTGGTGTCTCTATAGCTAGAAAAAGTTAGGTGAAATTATGAACCAGTTACTCGACAAAACCACCAAACtctgaattaattaattacagtGCCCTGCATAGAAATGCAGAGGGCCCCAACTATTTGCTGTGGTTTTTCCTGTCTTAGATTTGATGAAAGCAGCCATACAATTGCAATCCCTGATAATGAAATTATCATTCATTTAGGGACATTCCTTTCCAACTTTATAAATCCACTATATAGTTAACATCACCATATCCCACGGGTCGGTCCGACTGGTCGTGAAGAAGGCTGTATATAGTGTCAGTTTGGTTCTCTGTACATTCAAACAACTGGCTCTTAAACCGAACTTCTTTATCACTCCTACACTCTGACTATTGCAAAATGTCATTGTATGCAAAATTAATCGGATTTCTCCATGACCAACGTGACG from Punica granatum isolate Tunisia-2019 chromosome 3, ASM765513v2, whole genome shotgun sequence includes:
- the LOC116198637 gene encoding uncharacterized protein LOC116198637, coding for MDPCPFVRLIVESLSLKLPQPTKASGASGVHPSATPCFCKLHIKNLNFPTQTALLPLSTSSDDHSPRDSSSSAAGFHLDPAELRRLAGRPLVLRLSVYTGRTGRTCGVAAAKLIGRVQVSVGLDRDGANSRPVVFHRGWMKLGAGCRGEPGARIHVVVRSEPEPRFVFQFGGEPECSPVVFQIQGNNNVQQPVFSCKFSADRNSRSRSIPSDISHSRGWARTLSRNGQRRGRERKGWTVTIYDLSGSAVAAASMITPFVPSPGTDRVLRSNPGAWLILRPSGGHSASNCNLKPWGRLEAWRERGPIDGLGYKFELVTENGPTNSRIPITKGTMSVKKGGRFCIDNQPTSECGGSILRSPIKGFVMASTVEGEGKDSRPLVQIGVQHVTCPADAALFIALSAAIDLSMDACRVFSYKLRKELCHDDQDLFP
- the LOC116198650 gene encoding leucine-rich repeat extensin-like protein 6, with translation MKKSCPLLLLLLLHIIFSPSLTAAVAGGFGVGIGIGGGGGGGVWIGGGINTPAAPPSSYKLDVAYKALQAWKSSITGDPHGLLRSWVGPNVCSYKGVFCSSAPEEEEEEEEQVGSSSSSSTSSRVSFVSGIDLNRANLEGTLVRDLAALTDLTLLHLNSNRFSGTIPITFRALASLQELDLSNNLLSGPFPSVILSMPSLVYLDLRFNDFSGPIPEDLFERPRLDAILLNNNRFQGEIPESMARSQASVVNLAYNELSGSIPAGLGFMGSKVREILFLNNRLTGCIPEGVGLFSEVEVFDVSYNSLTGQLPDTISCLDQIEVLNLAHNQLTGVLPNMICSLKSLLNLTVAYNFFSGFSQECSKLFDRNVGFDFSANCIPDRQLQRPPPECSAGSGTELSCTRIPAVQPLVCGAMAILGGTIGDLTSTSTPPSSPPP